From a region of the Cucumis sativus cultivar 9930 chromosome 6, Cucumber_9930_V3, whole genome shotgun sequence genome:
- the LOC101211480 gene encoding ras-related protein RABB1c: protein MSYAYLFKYIVIGDTGVGKSCLLLQFTDNRFQPVHDLTIGVEFGARMITIENKPIKLQIWDTAGQESFRSITRSYYRGAAGALLVYDITRRETFNHLISWLEDARQHANANMTIMLIGNKSDLAHRRAVSTEEGELFAKEHGLIFMEASAKTAQNVEEAFVKTAATIFKKIQDGVFDVSNESYGIKVGYGGIPGPSGSREGSSAQAGGCCS from the exons atgtcgtatGCCTACCTATTCAAGTATATCGTCATCGGCGATACCG gAGTTGGAAAATCGTGTCTTCTCCTTCAGTTCACGGATAATCGATTTCAGCCTGTTCATGACTTAACTATCGGGGTCGAATTCGGAGCCAGGATGATCACGATTGAGAATAAGCCAATTAAGCTCCAGATTTGGGATACT GCCGGCCAAGAGTCATTCAGGTCCATTACAAGGTCCTACTATAGAGGTGCTGCCGGTGCCTTGCTTGTCTATGATATTACCAg AAGGGAGACTTTCAATCACTTGATTAGCTGGTTAGAAGATGCAAGGCAGCATGCAAACGCAAACATGACAATTATGCTAATTGGTAATAAGAGTGATCTTGCTCATAGAAGGGCTGTGAGCACAGAAGAGGGCGAACTGTTTGCAAAGGAGCATGGTTTAATATTCATGGAGGCATCTGCCAAAACTGCCCAGAATGTTGAAGAG GCATTCGTAAAGACAGCCGCAACCATATTCAAGAAGATTCAAGATGGAGTATTTGATGTTTCAAATGAG TCTTATGGAATCAAAGTTGGATATGGTGGGATTCCGGGACCGTCAGGCAGCAGAGAGGGATCATCTGCCCAAGCTGGCGGCTGTTGCAGTTGA
- the LOC101214692 gene encoding probable galacturonosyltransferase 4 isoform X2, whose product MLIRNLVALMLFFTVIAPILLYTDRLASLKFSSKGDLVEGFATSKSSSSVKEPVAIVYSDNKLLTDSGASDWQSNDGIQGVIERKSTRVLSTTDDEGLSQNENPIKQVTDPIGLPNVISGNPNSTSEKNSEVDPNVKQEQSATQTSEKTDGGEIVKSRVEQDSVQVAHTNARVRHLKDQLIRAKVYLSLPGTRNNPHLTRELRLRIKEVQRTLGDASKDSELPKNAHERLKTMELTLAKGKQAQDDCSTVVKKLRAMLHSTEEQLRVHKKQGLFLTQLTAKTLPKGLHCLPLRLTTEYYSLNWSQQPFPGQEKLEDPDLYHYALFSDNVLAAAVVVNSTITHAEESSKHVFHIITDRLNYAAMRMWFQANPPDKATIEIQNIEEFTWLNASYSPVLKQLGSSTMIDYYFRSHRASSDSNMKFRNPKYLSILNHLRFYLPQLFPKLKKVLFLDDDIVVQKDLTGLWSIDLKGNVNGAVETCGESFHRFDRYLNFSNPLISKSFDPHACGWAYGMNIFDLDEWKRQNITEVYHSWQKLNYDRQLWKLGTLPPGLITFWKRTYQLDKSWHVLGLGYNTNVGQKEIDRAAVIHYNGNMKPWLEIAIPKYRNYWTKHVDFDNVYLRECNINP is encoded by the exons ATGCTGATCAGAAATCTGGTGGCCTTGATGCTCTTTTTCACGGTTATTGCTCCGATTTTGCTTTACACTGATCGCCTCGCCTCTCTTAAGTTCTCAT CTAAGGGCGATCTTGTTGAAGGTTTTGCAACTTCT AAATCTTCATCAAGCGTAAAAGAGCCCGTTGCGATTGTTTACTCCGACAACAAGTTGCTTACAGATTCAGGTGCTTCGGATTGGCAGAGCAATGACGGCATCCAAG GTGTCATAGAGCGTAAATCTACTCGAGTATTGTCCACAACTGATGACGAAGGTCTTTCTCAAAATGAGAATCCCATTAAACAAGTTACGGACCCCATTGGGCTGCCAAATGTCATTTCAGGGAATCCCAATAGTACCAGTGAAAAGAACAGCGAAGTTGATCCT AACGTCAAACAGGAGCAGTCAGCCACTCAAACTTCTGAAAAAACTGATGGGGGGGAAATAGTAAAATCGAGAGTCGAACAAGACAGTGTTCAAGTTGCTCATACTAATGCTCGGGTAAGACATCTAAAGGACCAGCTCATTAGGGCCAAAGTTTACCTCTCGCTTCCAGGCACTAGGAACAATCCCCACCTTACAAGAGAACTTCGACTGAGGATAAAAGAAGTTCAACGAACGTTAGGTGATGCAAGCAAGGATTCTGAGCTAcctaaaaa TGCCCATGAGAGATTGAAAACGATGGAGCTAACCTTGGCAAAAGGGAAACAAGCTCAGGATGACTGTTCTACCGTAGTAAAGAAACTACGAGCTATGCTTCACTCAACTGAAGAGCAGTTACGAGTGCACAAGAAACAAGGCCTGTTTCTAACACAGTTAACAGCCAAAACACTTCCTAAAGGCCTTCATTGCCTTCCTTTGCGCCTGACAACTGAATACTATTCTCTGAATTGGTCCCAACAGCCTTTCCCAGGTCAAGAGAAACTTGAAGATCCAGACCTGTATCATTATGCATTATTCTCAGATAATGTATTGGCAGCAGCAGTAGTTGTTAACTCAACAATTACTCACGCAGAG GAGTCttcaaaacatgtttttcACATTATTACAGATAGACTCAACTATGCAGCAATGAGAATGTGGTTTCAAGCAAATCCACCTGACAAAGCTACAATTGAGATTCAGAATATTGAAGAGTTTACATGGTTAAATGCCAGTTATAGTCCAGTTCTTAAGCAGTTGGGTTCTTCAACCATGATAGATTATTACTTCCGGTCTCATCGGGCTAGCTCTGATTCAAATATGAAGTTCCGGAATCCAAAGTACTTGTCCATCTTGAACCATCTACGATTTTACCTCCCACAGTTATTCCCGAAGCTCAAAAAGGTTTTGTTCCTGGATGATGATATAGTTGTGCAGAAAGATCTCACGGGACTTTGGTCCATTGATTTGAAAGGAAATGTTAATGGTGCTGTTGAGACTTGTGGAGAAAGCTTTCATCGGTTTGATAGATATCTCAATTTCTCAAACCCTCTCATCTCCAAGAGTTTTGACCCTCATGCCTGCGGCTGGGCATATGGTATGAATATCTTTGATTTGGATGAATGGAAGAGGCAGAATATTACGGAGGTGTACCACTCCTGGCAGAAGCTG AATTACGACAGACAATTGTGGAAGCTGGGGACATTACCACCGGGTCTCATCACATTTTGGAAACGCACTTATCAGCTCGACAAATCCTGGCATGTTTTAGGTCTAGGATACAATACTAATGTTGGGCAGAAGGAAATTGACCGAGCGGCCGTCATACACTATAACGGGAACATGAAGCCATGGCTTGAGATAGCCATACCCAAGTACCGAAATTATTGGACAAAGCATGTTGATTTTGACAATGTATATCTAAGAGAATGCAAcattaatccataa
- the LOC101211230 gene encoding ATP-dependent 6-phosphofructokinase 2: MATAKISDQHPTITVADLPHLTDNFPNLKTRTNPLQTNQFFHPIDGFYATSTDIVLRRIAFDLSGDTSPAHVAYRRAGPRRKVYFEPESVRAAIVTCGGLCPGMNTVIRELVVGLWELYGVRQIYGIVAGYRGFYSTEPVELNLKLVDNWHKRGGTALQTSRGGFDLKKIVDAIENHGFNQVYITGGDGTMRGAVKIFEEVRRRNLQVAVTGIPKTVDNDIGIIDRSFGFQTAVEMAQQAINAAHVEAESAVNGIGLVKLMGRSTGHIALHATLSSRDVDCCLIPEMAFYLEGNGGLFPFLERRLKENGHAVLVVAEGAGQGMIPRTEAQKEERDESGNPVFLDVGGWLKTELKNWWATTHPGELFTVKYIDPTYMIRAVPANATDNSYCTLLAHSAIHGVMAGYTGFVSGPINGNYSYIPLKEVAEAKNEVNTRDHKWAWVRSVTNQPDFVKS, encoded by the exons ATGGCCACCGCCAAAATATCCGACCAACACCCCACAATCACCGTCGCAGACCTCCCCCACCTGACCGACAACTTCCCCAATCTCAAAACCCGAACCAACCCACTCCAAACCAACCAATTCTTCCACCCAATCGACGGCTTCTACGCTACCTCCACCGACATCGTCCTCCGCCGGATCGCCTTCGACCTGTCCGGAGACACTTCCCCTGCTCACGTGGCGTACCGCCGGGCTGGTCCGAGGAGGAAGGTTTATTTCGAACCGGAGTCGGTTCGAGCGGCGATCGTGACATGCGGAGGGCTGTGCCCCGGGATGAATACGGTGATCAGAGAGCTGGTGGTGGGGCTGTGGGAACTTTACGGAGTGCGGCAGATATATGGGATTGTGGCGGGTTACAGAGGGTTTTATTCGACGGAGCCCGtggaattgaatttgaaattggttGATAATTGGCATAAGAGAGGTGGGACTGCTCTTCAAACATCACGAGGAGGGTTTGATCTGAAGAAGATAGTGGATGCCATAGAAAACCATGGTTTCAATCAG GTTTACATAACCGGAGGGGATGGCACAATGCGTGGCGCCGTCAAGATATTCGAGGAAGTACGTCGTCGGAATCTTCAAGTCGCGGTCACCGGAATTCCTAAAACTGTCGACAATGACATTGGAATTATTGACCGATCATTCGGATTCCAAACGGCCGTCGAAATGGCACAACAAGCAATCAACGCTGCTCATGTGGAGGCCGAGAGCGCCGTGAATGGGATAGGGCTAGTGAAATTGATGGGCAGAAGCACCGGCCATATTGCACTCCATGCCACATTAAGCAGCCGAGACGTCGATTGCTGTTTGATACCTGAAATGGCCTTCTATTTGGAAGGCAACGGAGGTTTGTTTCCGTTTCTTGAACGAAGGTTGAAGGAGAACGGGCATGCGGTTCTGGTGGTTGCTGAGGGAGCAGGACAAGGTATGATACCTAGAACGGAAGCgcaaaaggaagagagagacGAATCTGGAAATCCGGTGTTCTTGGATGTAGGCGGATGGTTGAAGACGGAGCTCAAGAATTGGTGGGCGACAACGCATCCCGGTGAGTTATTTACTGTGAAATACATAGATCCTACTTATATGATTCGTGCCGTGCCTGCAAATGCTACAGATAATTCCTATTGTACACTGCTCGCTCATTCAGCCATTCATGGAGTAATGGCTGGTTATACTGGATTTGTCTCTGGCCCTATTAATGGAAACTATTCATATATTCCATTGAAAGAGGTGGCAGAAGCAAAGAATGAAGTTAATACTAGAGATCATAAATGGGCATGGGTTAGATCTGTCACTAATCAGCCCgattttgttaaaagttaA
- the LOC101214692 gene encoding probable galacturonosyltransferase 4 isoform X1: MLIRNLVALMLFFTVIAPILLYTDRLASLKFSSKGDLVEGFATSGFNSNYGHLNLVDGKSSSSVKEPVAIVYSDNKLLTDSGASDWQSNDGIQGVIERKSTRVLSTTDDEGLSQNENPIKQVTDPIGLPNVISGNPNSTSEKNSEVDPNVKQEQSATQTSEKTDGGEIVKSRVEQDSVQVAHTNARVRHLKDQLIRAKVYLSLPGTRNNPHLTRELRLRIKEVQRTLGDASKDSELPKNAHERLKTMELTLAKGKQAQDDCSTVVKKLRAMLHSTEEQLRVHKKQGLFLTQLTAKTLPKGLHCLPLRLTTEYYSLNWSQQPFPGQEKLEDPDLYHYALFSDNVLAAAVVVNSTITHAEESSKHVFHIITDRLNYAAMRMWFQANPPDKATIEIQNIEEFTWLNASYSPVLKQLGSSTMIDYYFRSHRASSDSNMKFRNPKYLSILNHLRFYLPQLFPKLKKVLFLDDDIVVQKDLTGLWSIDLKGNVNGAVETCGESFHRFDRYLNFSNPLISKSFDPHACGWAYGMNIFDLDEWKRQNITEVYHSWQKLNYDRQLWKLGTLPPGLITFWKRTYQLDKSWHVLGLGYNTNVGQKEIDRAAVIHYNGNMKPWLEIAIPKYRNYWTKHVDFDNVYLRECNINP; encoded by the exons ATGCTGATCAGAAATCTGGTGGCCTTGATGCTCTTTTTCACGGTTATTGCTCCGATTTTGCTTTACACTGATCGCCTCGCCTCTCTTAAGTTCTCAT CTAAGGGCGATCTTGTTGAAGGTTTTGCAACTTCT GGTTTCAATAGCAACTACGGGCATCTGAATCTTGTTGATGGG AAATCTTCATCAAGCGTAAAAGAGCCCGTTGCGATTGTTTACTCCGACAACAAGTTGCTTACAGATTCAGGTGCTTCGGATTGGCAGAGCAATGACGGCATCCAAG GTGTCATAGAGCGTAAATCTACTCGAGTATTGTCCACAACTGATGACGAAGGTCTTTCTCAAAATGAGAATCCCATTAAACAAGTTACGGACCCCATTGGGCTGCCAAATGTCATTTCAGGGAATCCCAATAGTACCAGTGAAAAGAACAGCGAAGTTGATCCT AACGTCAAACAGGAGCAGTCAGCCACTCAAACTTCTGAAAAAACTGATGGGGGGGAAATAGTAAAATCGAGAGTCGAACAAGACAGTGTTCAAGTTGCTCATACTAATGCTCGGGTAAGACATCTAAAGGACCAGCTCATTAGGGCCAAAGTTTACCTCTCGCTTCCAGGCACTAGGAACAATCCCCACCTTACAAGAGAACTTCGACTGAGGATAAAAGAAGTTCAACGAACGTTAGGTGATGCAAGCAAGGATTCTGAGCTAcctaaaaa TGCCCATGAGAGATTGAAAACGATGGAGCTAACCTTGGCAAAAGGGAAACAAGCTCAGGATGACTGTTCTACCGTAGTAAAGAAACTACGAGCTATGCTTCACTCAACTGAAGAGCAGTTACGAGTGCACAAGAAACAAGGCCTGTTTCTAACACAGTTAACAGCCAAAACACTTCCTAAAGGCCTTCATTGCCTTCCTTTGCGCCTGACAACTGAATACTATTCTCTGAATTGGTCCCAACAGCCTTTCCCAGGTCAAGAGAAACTTGAAGATCCAGACCTGTATCATTATGCATTATTCTCAGATAATGTATTGGCAGCAGCAGTAGTTGTTAACTCAACAATTACTCACGCAGAG GAGTCttcaaaacatgtttttcACATTATTACAGATAGACTCAACTATGCAGCAATGAGAATGTGGTTTCAAGCAAATCCACCTGACAAAGCTACAATTGAGATTCAGAATATTGAAGAGTTTACATGGTTAAATGCCAGTTATAGTCCAGTTCTTAAGCAGTTGGGTTCTTCAACCATGATAGATTATTACTTCCGGTCTCATCGGGCTAGCTCTGATTCAAATATGAAGTTCCGGAATCCAAAGTACTTGTCCATCTTGAACCATCTACGATTTTACCTCCCACAGTTATTCCCGAAGCTCAAAAAGGTTTTGTTCCTGGATGATGATATAGTTGTGCAGAAAGATCTCACGGGACTTTGGTCCATTGATTTGAAAGGAAATGTTAATGGTGCTGTTGAGACTTGTGGAGAAAGCTTTCATCGGTTTGATAGATATCTCAATTTCTCAAACCCTCTCATCTCCAAGAGTTTTGACCCTCATGCCTGCGGCTGGGCATATGGTATGAATATCTTTGATTTGGATGAATGGAAGAGGCAGAATATTACGGAGGTGTACCACTCCTGGCAGAAGCTG AATTACGACAGACAATTGTGGAAGCTGGGGACATTACCACCGGGTCTCATCACATTTTGGAAACGCACTTATCAGCTCGACAAATCCTGGCATGTTTTAGGTCTAGGATACAATACTAATGTTGGGCAGAAGGAAATTGACCGAGCGGCCGTCATACACTATAACGGGAACATGAAGCCATGGCTTGAGATAGCCATACCCAAGTACCGAAATTATTGGACAAAGCATGTTGATTTTGACAATGTATATCTAAGAGAATGCAAcattaatccataa